The following proteins come from a genomic window of Edaphobacter sp. 4G125:
- a CDS encoding molybdopterin molybdotransferase MoeA, giving the protein MKLASVRGGESERLVSFDDALRIVLAEAAHVGQQPTETVSLGDSLGRMLAVSVVADRDHPPFDRSTRDGFAVRVTDVMAQRWLSVVGQVQAGRQWEGSPLAVGQAIEVMTGAPVPPGADAVVMLEHVERNDSAIRLHKDRRLAAGENIVPCGSEAHAGNEVLAAGTEMDAATIALAAACGAAKVVVFVRPTVAIIATGDELVDIEETPGPEQIRNSNSYGLAALVERAGGKAVREPIAQDRQEVIEERIRGARTANLLLLSGGVSMGEYDLVEPVLQSLGAEFFFTGVKMQPGKPAVFGRLPEREGMHAMYFFGLPGNPVSTQVTFACFVEPLLRAMRGAPVEGPRFIQATLSEEIPGKPGLTRVLPARLTSTRQRPEVKLVVWQGSGDMAANARANCYAVLPEGTTGFRADDVVTVLLR; this is encoded by the coding sequence ATGAAATTAGCCAGTGTGCGTGGAGGCGAGAGTGAACGTCTCGTGAGCTTCGATGATGCTTTAAGGATTGTCCTGGCCGAGGCGGCACATGTTGGACAACAACCGACCGAAACGGTATCGCTTGGCGATTCCCTGGGAAGAATGCTGGCAGTTTCTGTTGTTGCAGATCGGGACCATCCGCCCTTTGATCGCTCAACCCGCGATGGGTTTGCAGTCCGGGTAACGGATGTGATGGCACAAAGATGGCTTTCCGTCGTGGGGCAGGTTCAGGCGGGGCGACAATGGGAAGGTTCTCCGTTGGCTGTAGGCCAGGCGATTGAGGTCATGACTGGAGCACCGGTTCCTCCAGGCGCAGATGCCGTGGTGATGCTGGAACATGTGGAGCGAAATGACTCTGCGATTCGCCTGCACAAGGATCGCAGACTGGCGGCTGGAGAAAACATCGTCCCCTGCGGAAGCGAAGCTCACGCCGGCAACGAAGTCCTGGCGGCTGGAACCGAGATGGACGCTGCAACGATTGCCTTGGCCGCAGCATGTGGAGCAGCGAAAGTGGTGGTATTTGTGCGACCCACCGTCGCGATTATCGCTACGGGTGATGAACTGGTGGACATTGAAGAAACTCCGGGACCTGAGCAGATTCGGAATTCGAACAGCTATGGGCTGGCTGCGTTGGTGGAGAGAGCGGGGGGCAAAGCTGTTCGCGAACCGATCGCACAGGACCGACAGGAGGTGATCGAAGAGAGGATCCGAGGGGCAAGGACGGCAAACTTACTTTTACTCAGCGGTGGCGTTTCGATGGGGGAGTATGACCTAGTCGAGCCGGTGTTGCAATCTCTTGGCGCGGAGTTTTTCTTTACGGGCGTGAAGATGCAGCCGGGCAAGCCAGCGGTGTTTGGGCGATTGCCTGAACGGGAGGGAATGCATGCGATGTACTTCTTCGGGCTGCCGGGCAATCCTGTTTCAACTCAGGTCACTTTTGCTTGCTTTGTCGAGCCGCTTCTGCGGGCGATGCGAGGAGCTCCAGTAGAAGGGCCGCGTTTTATACAGGCTACTTTGAGCGAAGAAATTCCAGGGAAACCCGGCCTGACGAGAGTTTTACCAGCTCGGCTTACGTCGACCCGGCAACGTCCTGAGGTGAAGCTGGTGGTCTGGCAGGGATCCGGCGATATGGCGGCGAATGCGCGAGCCAACTGCTATGCCGTTCTGCCGGAAGGTACCACAGGGTTTAGGGCAGATGATGTGGTCACGGTTCTTTTGCGATGA
- a CDS encoding 3-deoxy-D-manno-octulosonic acid transferase, translated as MILAIYSALLALVLILGAPWWLLRMATSGRYRAGLAGRLGRIPDELRSAVAGRRTIWLHAVSVGEVVAATELIREMRKALPGWVIAVSTTTETGQKLARERLGGESPVFYLPLDFAVLVRRYLKTLGPELLVLMESELWPNLMQECANEGIPIAVINARVSDRSFPRYRRLRALWKPLLKHVSLFLAQSEETATRLVEIGAPEERVRTSGNLKYDIKAAGESAMTALLREKIPAGAKVLVAGSTLDGEEKMLLEAWTKVLEVTPEAVLILAPRRTERFDIVAGLVEAAGFDVVRASKLQPGEVSLGQEGVILLDTIGDLASVYSLGTAAFVGGSLVPMGGHNPLEPARFGVPIIMGESWENFREIVVSMQAAKAVRIVAAPDLANAVTDLLMNENGAKEMGQRGQAVFTAQAGATRRTLDALVGLLGRLHRG; from the coding sequence TTGATTCTGGCGATTTATAGCGCGCTGCTGGCGCTCGTTCTGATTTTGGGCGCTCCATGGTGGCTGCTGCGGATGGCAACCAGTGGACGGTATCGCGCAGGGCTGGCTGGGCGCCTGGGAAGGATTCCTGACGAACTGAGGAGCGCTGTCGCGGGGCGTAGAACGATCTGGCTGCACGCGGTCTCTGTGGGCGAAGTGGTGGCTGCAACCGAGTTGATACGGGAGATGCGCAAGGCGCTTCCGGGTTGGGTGATTGCTGTCTCCACTACCACAGAGACGGGGCAGAAGCTGGCGCGTGAGCGGCTGGGCGGGGAGTCGCCGGTGTTCTATCTGCCTCTGGACTTCGCTGTGTTGGTACGGAGGTATTTGAAGACGCTGGGCCCTGAGCTTCTGGTTCTGATGGAGAGCGAGTTGTGGCCGAATTTGATGCAGGAGTGCGCAAACGAGGGGATTCCTATTGCAGTGATCAATGCGCGTGTATCGGACCGGTCGTTTCCTCGATATCGGCGATTGAGAGCGCTATGGAAACCGCTTCTGAAACACGTCTCATTGTTCTTAGCGCAGAGTGAGGAGACAGCGACACGGCTGGTGGAGATAGGGGCTCCGGAAGAACGGGTTCGCACAAGCGGGAACCTGAAGTACGACATCAAGGCCGCGGGTGAGAGCGCGATGACGGCCTTGCTGCGAGAGAAGATTCCTGCTGGAGCGAAGGTCCTGGTCGCAGGGAGCACATTGGATGGCGAAGAGAAGATGCTGCTGGAGGCATGGACGAAGGTGCTAGAGGTGACACCGGAGGCGGTGTTGATTCTGGCTCCGCGGCGGACGGAACGGTTCGATATTGTTGCGGGACTGGTAGAAGCGGCCGGATTTGATGTCGTCCGCGCAAGCAAGTTGCAGCCAGGAGAAGTTTCACTGGGTCAGGAGGGAGTGATTTTGCTGGATACGATTGGAGATCTGGCATCGGTGTACTCCTTGGGAACAGCGGCGTTTGTGGGGGGCAGCCTGGTGCCGATGGGAGGACACAATCCGTTGGAGCCTGCACGTTTTGGAGTTCCCATAATTATGGGAGAATCGTGGGAGAACTTTCGCGAGATTGTTGTGTCGATGCAGGCCGCGAAAGCGGTTCGTATCGTTGCAGCACCGGATTTAGCGAATGCAGTCACCGATCTGCTGATGAACGAGAATGGCGCGAAAGAGATGGGTCAGCGGGGCCAGGCAGTATTTACAGCACAGGCAGGAGCGACGAGACGAACTCTGGACGCTCTTGTGGGCCTATTGGGCCGATTGCATAGAGGCTAG
- a CDS encoding NIPSNAP family protein — translation MRRRNFLKAALATTAASLTTTAATAQTSNSPREYYQFRKYMLRSGPQTRLADQFFSSALIPALNRLGLSPIGAFRVEFGPQTPTIYLLIPGTNLETLVDVDLLLAKDSEFLKAAEPFWSAPAKEPSFERIESTLLKSFEGWPKLVVPAAAAKKEKRIFQLRTYESPTLADHVRKVEMFHHGEFEFFRRSGCGQVFFGDGLIGPNLPKLTYMLTFPDLEALNAGWDRFRADPDWKKLSADPRYSFEAIVSNVDSLVLSPAPYSQV, via the coding sequence GTGCGAAGAAGAAACTTTCTCAAAGCTGCGCTCGCTACCACGGCTGCGTCCCTCACTACCACGGCTGCGACTGCACAAACCTCTAACTCCCCACGAGAGTATTACCAGTTTCGTAAATACATGCTGCGTAGCGGCCCCCAGACGCGCCTGGCCGACCAGTTCTTCTCCTCGGCACTGATTCCTGCGCTCAATCGCCTTGGCCTCTCTCCCATCGGCGCCTTTCGCGTAGAGTTCGGTCCTCAGACACCTACCATCTATCTGCTTATTCCTGGCACAAATCTTGAAACTCTTGTCGACGTCGATCTCCTGCTCGCCAAAGATAGTGAGTTTCTCAAAGCGGCCGAACCCTTCTGGAGTGCCCCTGCAAAAGAGCCTTCCTTCGAGCGCATCGAAAGCACGTTGCTCAAATCTTTCGAGGGTTGGCCAAAGCTTGTTGTACCCGCCGCTGCTGCCAAAAAGGAAAAACGCATCTTTCAGCTCCGTACCTACGAAAGCCCCACTCTTGCCGATCACGTCCGCAAGGTCGAGATGTTCCATCACGGCGAATTCGAATTCTTCCGTCGTTCGGGATGTGGTCAGGTCTTTTTTGGTGACGGGCTTATCGGTCCCAATCTGCCCAAACTGACCTATATGCTTACTTTTCCTGATCTCGAAGCCCTCAACGCTGGATGGGACCGTTTCCGCGCCGATCCGGATTGGAAGAAGCTCTCCGCTGATCCTCGCTATAGCTTCGAAGCAATCGTAAGCAACGTTGACAGCCTTGTCCTTTCTCCCGCGCCGTATTCTCAGGTTTAG
- a CDS encoding tetratricopeptide repeat protein — protein sequence MNRIGRKWSVGLGACLALVLALVAQNGRAQQPAPASVHGHVNNAIGAPVVKGEVKLTQDRSSDEKSRKYTNTFEIDASGNFKGTGIAPGNYLAIVFQEGKSVDYLDNVNFAAGEDHLLNFDMTRKEYLDKMTPEERKQLEEFKKKNSEVTQANAKIANLNAMLTQARADTKAGNFDAAISAMEQATSQKPDEGILWVALGDAQLGSADATAKAAKAAGKPVDQTIQTKYTDAAASYKKAIDANAASKKPNVETTAAAYNQMGQALAKSGDGKGASDAYEQAAKALPANAGMYYYNEAATLYNAGKLDEAAVAADKAIAADPKRADAYYIKGQALIPKATVDPKTQKIVAPPGCVEAYQEYIELASPNEQARVEEVKGILSGIGAEIKSSYKAGKGGKR from the coding sequence ATGAATCGTATCGGAAGAAAATGGAGCGTAGGTCTGGGGGCCTGCCTGGCGCTCGTGCTCGCGCTCGTAGCGCAGAACGGACGGGCACAACAACCTGCTCCTGCCAGTGTGCATGGTCACGTCAACAATGCCATCGGCGCTCCCGTCGTGAAGGGCGAGGTTAAGCTGACCCAGGACCGCTCCTCGGATGAGAAGAGCCGTAAATATACGAATACGTTTGAGATTGATGCATCCGGTAACTTCAAGGGGACAGGAATCGCTCCGGGAAATTACCTTGCGATCGTTTTTCAGGAAGGCAAGAGTGTCGATTACCTGGACAATGTGAACTTCGCCGCAGGCGAAGACCACTTGTTGAACTTCGACATGACTCGCAAAGAGTACCTCGACAAGATGACTCCGGAAGAGCGCAAACAGCTGGAGGAGTTCAAGAAAAAGAACTCTGAAGTTACGCAGGCCAACGCGAAGATTGCAAACCTGAACGCAATGCTGACCCAGGCACGTGCAGACACGAAAGCCGGGAACTTCGATGCCGCCATCAGCGCTATGGAGCAAGCCACCTCGCAGAAGCCGGATGAAGGCATTCTGTGGGTAGCACTGGGTGACGCTCAACTGGGTTCGGCAGATGCAACAGCGAAGGCAGCAAAGGCTGCGGGTAAGCCCGTCGATCAGACGATCCAGACGAAGTACACCGATGCTGCTGCTTCTTACAAGAAGGCCATTGACGCCAATGCCGCCTCGAAGAAGCCCAACGTGGAGACAACCGCTGCGGCCTATAACCAGATGGGACAGGCCCTGGCGAAGAGTGGCGATGGTAAGGGGGCTTCAGACGCTTATGAGCAGGCAGCGAAGGCTCTTCCGGCCAACGCAGGCATGTACTACTACAACGAAGCTGCGACCCTGTACAACGCAGGCAAGCTGGACGAAGCCGCTGTGGCCGCTGACAAGGCCATCGCTGCCGATCCGAAGCGGGCCGATGCGTATTACATCAAGGGGCAGGCCTTGATCCCCAAGGCAACGGTTGATCCGAAGACGCAGAAGATCGTCGCTCCCCCAGGATGCGTCGAGGCCTATCAGGAGTACATCGAGCTGGCTTCTCCGAATGAGCAGGCTCGCGTCGAAGAGGTGAAGGGCATTCTGTCGGGCATTGGAGCAGAAATCAAGTCGAGCTACAAGGCCGGTAAGGGCGGTAAGAGGTAA
- a CDS encoding glycosyltransferase family 9 protein: MANRNDMQGEPRRVLIVRIGAMGDILHTMPAVAALRERHPAWEIGWVVESRWLPLLEAAELASGRPLVDRTILAATREWKRRPVSMETIKAIATLRGEMLAEGFDLCVDMQGSIRSAVIGRMSRAGNLVGPEDPKERPARWLYGKRIESRMPHVIEQGCELLGGAVGEKLQPAQVRFAVSEQAARACDAVLSKSLADAKDGFALLAPTAGWGAKQWPAERFGAVAAELGRRGIRSIVNASREGDVVAQKVVGTSEGYATAVAGNLPQLIELTRRASVVIAGDTGPLHLAAALERSVVALFGPTDPARNGPYGTQARVLRHGGERRDHRRLNEPEAGLLAITVEEVVEAAMGLLDGFDEMAL, encoded by the coding sequence TTGGCAAACCGGAACGACATGCAAGGAGAGCCACGACGCGTACTGATCGTGCGGATCGGTGCGATGGGCGATATTCTGCACACGATGCCCGCAGTGGCAGCGCTTCGCGAACGACATCCAGCATGGGAGATTGGGTGGGTGGTAGAATCTCGCTGGCTTCCGTTGCTGGAGGCTGCGGAGTTGGCTTCGGGAAGGCCGCTGGTGGACAGGACAATCCTGGCTGCAACGCGAGAGTGGAAGCGGCGGCCAGTCTCCATGGAGACAATCAAGGCAATTGCCACGTTACGCGGGGAGATGCTTGCAGAAGGATTTGACCTGTGTGTCGATATGCAGGGGTCGATCCGATCGGCAGTGATCGGGCGGATGTCCCGAGCTGGGAATTTAGTCGGTCCTGAGGACCCGAAGGAACGGCCTGCACGGTGGCTATATGGCAAACGCATCGAGTCGAGAATGCCCCACGTAATCGAGCAGGGATGCGAGTTACTTGGCGGAGCTGTGGGGGAGAAACTGCAACCAGCTCAGGTAAGGTTTGCTGTCTCCGAACAAGCGGCACGGGCGTGTGATGCGGTTTTGTCGAAGTCCCTTGCTGATGCAAAGGACGGGTTTGCGCTACTGGCTCCAACGGCAGGATGGGGAGCAAAGCAGTGGCCAGCAGAGAGGTTTGGGGCGGTCGCAGCGGAGTTGGGGAGACGCGGAATTCGGTCGATCGTCAATGCATCGAGAGAAGGCGATGTAGTCGCGCAAAAGGTAGTGGGAACAAGTGAAGGATATGCAACGGCGGTGGCGGGGAACCTTCCGCAGCTGATTGAACTGACGCGGCGAGCAAGTGTGGTGATTGCTGGAGATACAGGGCCACTCCATCTGGCTGCCGCGCTGGAACGTTCCGTTGTGGCGTTGTTTGGGCCGACAGACCCTGCGCGGAATGGTCCATATGGAACACAGGCACGTGTGCTGCGCCATGGAGGCGAGCGTCGCGATCACAGAAGACTGAACGAACCGGAGGCTGGACTACTAGCGATTACGGTGGAGGAGGTTGTGGAAGCGGCAATGGGATTACTCGATGGTTTTGACGAGATGGCCCTCTAG
- the lpxK gene encoding tetraacyldisaccharide 4'-kinase: MNARRSWLIPLSPLYGAIVTIKRRMYRWGWLKRNRLSSPVISIGSVSAGGAGKTPMVAMLAGILRRRGYGVSILTRGYGRASNLVERVEPFDDPAWHGDEPVLLAQRTGVPVFAGVERYRAGLLAEQEWRGDRIGVHLLDDGFQHLRLSRNIDIVLLTVDDLNDVLLPAGNLREPLTAVSEADVVVVREDEAAQLKQALEDLQDRGNGFAVWTIRRTLSLAEKESTLPTLPLAFCGIARPENFSQMLKSSRYEALDTVVFPDHYRYQERDISRLLEEARQKGANGFVTTEKDAVKLTAPMLQRLEAVGPVILARLQVELINEKESMAQLISMVSELDRRKAPERS; the protein is encoded by the coding sequence ATGAATGCACGGAGAAGCTGGCTGATTCCGTTGTCGCCGCTGTACGGCGCAATCGTGACCATAAAGCGCAGGATGTATCGCTGGGGATGGCTGAAGCGAAACCGGCTGTCTTCGCCGGTGATCAGCATCGGAAGTGTCTCGGCGGGTGGAGCGGGTAAAACTCCGATGGTGGCGATGCTGGCGGGGATTCTGCGGCGTCGAGGCTATGGTGTGAGTATCCTGACACGCGGATATGGACGCGCTTCGAACCTGGTGGAACGAGTCGAGCCGTTCGATGATCCGGCATGGCATGGAGATGAACCTGTGCTGCTGGCGCAGCGTACGGGCGTTCCCGTATTTGCTGGAGTCGAACGTTATCGCGCGGGACTTCTCGCGGAACAGGAGTGGCGCGGCGACAGAATTGGAGTCCACCTGCTGGATGATGGGTTTCAACACCTGAGACTGTCGCGCAATATCGATATCGTGCTGCTTACGGTGGACGATCTCAACGATGTGTTACTGCCGGCAGGAAATCTTCGTGAACCGCTGACAGCAGTCAGCGAAGCGGACGTTGTTGTCGTTCGCGAAGACGAAGCTGCGCAATTGAAACAGGCTCTCGAAGATTTGCAGGATCGAGGGAATGGATTCGCTGTCTGGACGATTCGCAGAACTTTAAGCCTGGCAGAAAAGGAAAGCACGCTGCCGACGCTGCCGCTGGCGTTCTGTGGGATTGCACGGCCGGAGAACTTCAGCCAGATGCTAAAGAGCTCGCGGTATGAAGCGCTGGATACGGTTGTTTTCCCGGATCACTATCGCTACCAGGAGCGCGATATATCGAGGCTGTTGGAGGAAGCTCGGCAAAAGGGAGCCAACGGTTTTGTAACCACCGAAAAAGATGCCGTGAAGCTTACTGCTCCGATGCTTCAGCGCCTGGAAGCAGTAGGACCGGTGATCCTAGCCCGTTTGCAAGTCGAACTGATCAACGAAAAGGAATCAATGGCACAACTGATCAGCATGGTTTCGGAACTGGACCGCAGAAAAGCACCGGAACGGTCATGA
- a CDS encoding putative signal transducing protein — MNELTAAGFDPEQYVAVARFEDPIEAQMAKGMLEAAGLECFLHGESANQLLGAAFRARLMVHRRDEDVARELLPAPEVYDPSAAEDGE; from the coding sequence ATGAACGAACTAACGGCAGCAGGATTCGATCCCGAACAGTATGTAGCCGTAGCACGTTTTGAGGACCCCATCGAAGCGCAAATGGCTAAAGGGATGCTAGAGGCCGCCGGTCTGGAGTGTTTTCTGCACGGCGAGAGCGCGAACCAGCTGCTTGGGGCAGCATTTCGGGCGCGATTGATGGTACATCGAAGAGATGAAGACGTAGCGCGGGAGCTGCTACCAGCTCCGGAGGTTTATGATCCCAGCGCTGCGGAGGATGGAGAATGA
- the queC gene encoding 7-cyano-7-deazaguanine synthase QueC, producing MTISTNATRPRAVLCLSGGMDSTVCAALAARDYEVYSLHFSYGQRTETKELVSATEIARLTGAKEFLPLKMDLFRRIGGSALTDSSIAVPDAPAEETEIGAEIPVTYVPFRNAHFLSAAVSWSEVVGAKKIFIGAVEQDSSGYPDCRPAYYDAFNELIRRGTKEGDIRVETPLIAMRKSEIVRLGVELDAPFHVSWSCYSGEREACGVCESCVLRLRAFREAGAVDPIPYASPKTASNR from the coding sequence ATGACGATTTCCACAAATGCTACACGTCCGCGGGCAGTGCTTTGCCTGTCGGGCGGGATGGACTCGACCGTATGCGCGGCACTGGCGGCACGGGACTACGAGGTCTATTCCCTGCACTTCAGCTACGGACAGAGAACCGAGACGAAGGAGCTTGTCTCTGCAACTGAGATTGCGCGGCTTACCGGAGCGAAGGAGTTTCTGCCACTCAAGATGGATCTGTTCCGCAGGATCGGAGGCTCAGCCCTGACGGACAGCTCGATCGCGGTTCCGGATGCTCCGGCGGAAGAGACGGAGATCGGAGCGGAGATCCCGGTCACTTATGTCCCGTTCAGAAATGCGCATTTTCTCTCAGCAGCCGTGAGCTGGTCTGAGGTCGTGGGAGCGAAAAAAATCTTTATTGGAGCGGTGGAACAGGACAGCTCCGGTTATCCGGATTGCAGGCCCGCTTATTATGACGCCTTCAATGAACTGATCCGGCGCGGCACAAAAGAGGGCGATATTCGGGTCGAGACCCCTTTGATTGCAATGAGAAAGAGCGAGATTGTGCGGCTGGGAGTTGAACTCGATGCACCGTTCCATGTAAGTTGGTCATGCTATTCCGGTGAACGGGAGGCATGTGGCGTCTGCGAGAGCTGTGTTCTGCGTCTGCGGGCGTTTCGTGAGGCCGGAGCTGTAGATCCCATACCCTATGCCAGCCCAAAAACAGCATCCAATCGGTAA
- a CDS encoding methyltransferase family protein — MSERTSWQRIAQRIRVPLGFVFAVAFLWLARPTWKLMALSLLLVVPGVWLRGYAAGYVKKNAELTQTGPYAYTRNPLYLGSMMIAFGFAWASGSWVIFVALAAGFLGIYLPTIRSEEEYLRSHFAGFEEYARQVPRLLPRLTAAKNDLPAGRFSRERYLHHREYNALMGAAALYAVLAARLLLLR, encoded by the coding sequence GTGAGTGAACGAACGAGTTGGCAGCGCATTGCGCAACGTATCCGGGTGCCTTTGGGATTTGTATTCGCAGTGGCATTTCTGTGGCTGGCGCGGCCGACGTGGAAATTGATGGCTTTGAGCCTGTTGCTGGTGGTTCCAGGGGTGTGGTTGCGGGGCTATGCCGCCGGATATGTGAAGAAGAACGCAGAACTGACTCAGACCGGCCCATATGCCTATACGCGGAATCCGCTGTACCTGGGTTCGATGATGATTGCTTTCGGCTTTGCGTGGGCGTCGGGGAGCTGGGTGATTTTTGTGGCGCTTGCGGCGGGGTTCCTGGGGATCTATCTGCCGACGATTCGCTCGGAGGAGGAGTATCTGCGCTCTCATTTTGCCGGATTTGAGGAATATGCCCGCCAAGTGCCGCGACTACTTCCCCGGCTGACTGCGGCAAAGAACGACCTTCCGGCGGGAAGATTTTCGCGGGAGAGATACCTGCATCACCGCGAGTACAATGCCCTTATGGGTGCTGCAGCTCTTTATGCCGTGCTGGCAGCCCGTCTTCTGCTGCTAAGGTAG
- a CDS encoding DUF3108 domain-containing protein: MDWRVFTAAVAVIQTELQGTTQKISATADTVGGVTMLFPVVDKFQSSFDTKTGCSGGFSKQTLEGRRKISSDLSFNYNQGKQSLVERNLVKGTTKQLSASIPACVTDSLSAIFYVGSHPLVVGQDFRFPLADSMRTVTVTMKVEAKEEIKTPAGTFQTIRVQPTADEGIVKNRGKIWIWYTDDARHIPVQVRASLFWGTITARLQSYETK; this comes from the coding sequence GTGGACTGGCGAGTATTTACGGCAGCAGTGGCTGTCATCCAGACAGAACTACAGGGCACCACCCAGAAGATTTCGGCCACGGCGGATACTGTCGGTGGAGTGACGATGCTCTTCCCAGTTGTGGATAAGTTTCAATCGTCTTTCGATACAAAAACGGGTTGCTCAGGCGGTTTTTCGAAGCAGACGTTGGAAGGCCGAAGAAAGATTTCCAGTGATCTGAGCTTCAATTACAACCAAGGAAAACAGTCGCTGGTGGAGCGCAATCTGGTAAAGGGAACGACGAAACAGCTTTCGGCCTCCATTCCTGCCTGCGTCACAGATTCCCTGTCTGCGATCTTTTATGTGGGCTCGCATCCGCTGGTTGTCGGACAGGACTTCCGGTTTCCGCTGGCAGACTCCATGCGAACGGTCACTGTAACGATGAAGGTTGAGGCCAAAGAGGAGATTAAAACTCCTGCCGGGACGTTCCAGACGATACGGGTTCAACCGACCGCTGATGAAGGTATTGTGAAGAACCGCGGCAAGATTTGGATCTGGTACACGGACGATGCCCGTCATATTCCGGTGCAGGTACGGGCCAGCCTGTTCTGGGGCACGATTACGGCGCGACTCCAGTCTTACGAGACAAAGTGA